A single region of the Halopiger xanaduensis SH-6 genome encodes:
- a CDS encoding NAD(P)/FAD-dependent oxidoreductase, whose amino-acid sequence MSDDANATADDGSDASVIVVGGGPAGLSAALFTAKNGLETTVFDADGTWMHKAHLFNYLGIGSVGGTEFMETARQQVDSFGVDRRQGEEVTSVEAADTGDGFVVATEDGEYEADYVVLATGANRDLADDLGCVFTEEDVVDVDVEMETSVDNVYATGAMVRPEEWQAAIAVGDGAAAALNILSDVKGEHYHDFDVPADAERVFGDAVAE is encoded by the coding sequence ATGAGCGACGACGCGAACGCGACTGCGGACGACGGCAGCGACGCTTCGGTAATCGTGGTCGGCGGCGGCCCCGCCGGCCTGAGTGCCGCCCTCTTTACCGCGAAGAACGGGCTCGAGACGACGGTCTTCGACGCCGACGGAACGTGGATGCACAAGGCGCACCTGTTCAACTACCTCGGCATCGGCTCCGTCGGCGGCACCGAGTTCATGGAGACGGCCCGCCAGCAGGTCGACAGCTTCGGCGTCGACCGCCGGCAGGGCGAGGAAGTGACGAGCGTCGAGGCGGCCGATACCGGCGACGGCTTCGTCGTCGCGACGGAGGACGGCGAGTACGAGGCCGACTACGTCGTGCTCGCGACGGGCGCGAACCGCGACCTCGCCGACGACCTCGGCTGCGTGTTCACCGAGGAGGACGTGGTCGACGTCGACGTCGAGATGGAGACCAGCGTCGATAACGTCTACGCGACGGGCGCGATGGTCCGCCCCGAGGAGTGGCAGGCCGCGATCGCGGTCGGCGACGGCGCCGCCGCAGCACTCAACATCCTCTCGGACGTTAAGGGTGAACACTACCACGACTTCGACGTCCCCGCGGACGCCGAGCGCGTCTTCGGCGACGCGGTCGCGGAGTGA
- a CDS encoding glutamate-cysteine ligase family protein: MKTSLEVEYWVVDDDGDLVPPDSLLDVCDGIDPEFVEPMLEIKTTPCTSMAELRTEFRDRIATVVDAAREQGKRLVPLATPLSASPSEIPYREKRSTDLQRRIVGPGFDDARVCAGTHIHFEQSSVVDQLNALTAIDPAFALLTSSSHYRGERILECARPYLYRRSCYGACPEQGQLWPYVDSVAEWEQRMDDAFGTFRERAIERGVDPDAFDEAFDPYEACWNPVRLRRAMPTVEWRSPDAALPSQVLQLAEEVRSIVAQADARGTAVVDGDPDRAGAETGDDPNADSVPLPAFDTVEEITDAAIYNGLEDSNVQAYLRRLGFTPSNYEPLTTRLPDGQLTERRAKRLRLAAARRLEADLEQRRVRA; this comes from the coding sequence ATGAAAACCAGCCTCGAGGTGGAGTACTGGGTCGTCGACGACGACGGCGACCTGGTCCCACCCGACTCACTGCTCGACGTCTGTGACGGGATCGACCCCGAGTTCGTCGAGCCGATGCTCGAGATCAAGACAACGCCGTGCACGTCGATGGCCGAACTCCGTACGGAGTTCCGCGATCGGATCGCGACCGTCGTCGACGCGGCCCGCGAGCAGGGCAAGCGGCTCGTCCCGCTGGCGACGCCGCTGTCCGCCTCGCCGTCCGAAATTCCGTACCGCGAGAAGCGAAGCACCGATCTCCAGCGACGGATCGTCGGCCCCGGATTCGACGATGCCCGCGTCTGTGCCGGGACGCACATTCACTTCGAACAGTCCAGCGTCGTCGACCAGCTCAACGCGCTGACGGCGATCGACCCCGCGTTCGCGCTCCTCACCAGCTCCTCGCACTACCGCGGCGAACGGATCCTCGAGTGCGCTCGCCCCTACCTCTACCGGCGCTCCTGCTACGGCGCCTGCCCCGAGCAGGGCCAGCTGTGGCCCTACGTCGACAGCGTCGCCGAGTGGGAGCAACGGATGGACGACGCCTTCGGGACCTTCCGCGAGCGCGCGATAGAGCGCGGCGTCGACCCCGACGCCTTCGACGAGGCGTTCGACCCCTACGAGGCCTGCTGGAACCCGGTCCGGCTGCGGCGGGCGATGCCGACCGTCGAGTGGCGCTCGCCGGACGCAGCACTACCGAGCCAGGTGCTGCAACTCGCCGAGGAGGTCCGCTCGATCGTCGCACAGGCAGACGCTCGCGGTACTGCCGTCGTCGACGGCGATCCGGACCGCGCCGGTGCCGAGACCGGTGACGATCCGAACGCCGACAGCGTCCCGCTCCCCGCGTTCGACACCGTCGAGGAAATCACTGACGCCGCGATCTACAACGGCCTCGAGGACTCGAACGTGCAAGCGTACCTCCGCAGGCTCGGCTTCACGCCGTCGAACTACGAGCCGCTGACGACGCGGCTTCCCGACGGCCAGCTTACCGAACGCCGCGCCAAGCGCCTGCGACTCGCAGCCGCGCGGCGCCTCGAGGCCGACCTCGAGCAGCGCCGCGTCCGCGCCTGA
- a CDS encoding C45 family autoproteolytic acyltransferase/hydolase, giving the protein MDDTAVDTTPAVPEVDTFAEQARRRAETEREAVEWAVDELESLVDDRGVDLEPLLEYAERSRESLPARHRRAYEAMADVFDVDAAVYEAYVFAFSELCEELTEGTGRSERNPRGCTNALVAEPAVADRADAAGPLVLKNRDIAGRGLRPKSIVEQPPIDDYHGILTIDTCGTISMFKGVNDRGLVAANTYIDSERDDIDPEDQLRNGTVIRMLLEECATVEAARAKLESSPTKHLMGQTLFLADETNAVLLEVDPVAEQISADDGPVVTRTNHFVISDSTEAESSTKRRRRALELLEELEPLTREDLWTIARDHEHGPGDDSICRHPEPEAGEYATGQLTTASTAVFEGGAPTIEIATGNPCEDERMRYSFGDAVPADLRTGRRWLEGMT; this is encoded by the coding sequence ATGGACGACACCGCCGTCGACACCACGCCTGCCGTCCCCGAGGTCGACACCTTCGCCGAACAGGCCCGCCGCCGCGCCGAAACCGAACGCGAGGCCGTCGAGTGGGCCGTCGACGAACTCGAGAGCCTCGTCGATGACCGCGGGGTCGACCTCGAGCCGCTGCTTGAGTACGCCGAGCGCAGCCGGGAGAGCCTGCCGGCTCGCCACCGGCGGGCCTACGAGGCGATGGCGGACGTGTTCGACGTCGACGCGGCGGTATACGAAGCCTACGTCTTCGCGTTCTCGGAACTCTGCGAGGAACTGACCGAGGGGACCGGCCGCTCCGAGCGGAATCCCAGGGGGTGTACGAACGCGCTAGTCGCCGAGCCCGCGGTCGCCGACCGGGCTGACGCCGCCGGGCCGCTGGTGCTCAAGAACCGCGACATCGCGGGTCGGGGCCTGCGCCCGAAGTCGATCGTCGAACAGCCGCCGATCGACGACTACCACGGGATCCTGACGATCGACACCTGCGGCACGATCTCGATGTTCAAGGGCGTCAACGACCGGGGGCTGGTCGCGGCCAACACCTACATCGACAGCGAGCGCGACGACATCGATCCCGAGGATCAACTGCGAAACGGCACCGTCATCCGGATGCTCTTAGAGGAGTGTGCGACCGTCGAGGCGGCCCGCGCGAAACTCGAGTCCTCCCCCACGAAACACCTGATGGGCCAAACGCTGTTTCTCGCCGACGAGACGAATGCCGTCCTGCTCGAGGTCGATCCGGTAGCCGAACAAATCTCCGCTGACGACGGCCCGGTCGTCACGCGGACCAACCACTTCGTCATCTCCGACTCGACCGAGGCCGAGAGTTCGACGAAACGCCGCCGCCGCGCCCTCGAGTTGCTCGAGGAGCTTGAGCCCCTTACCCGCGAGGACCTCTGGACGATCGCCCGCGACCACGAGCACGGCCCCGGCGACGACTCGATCTGTCGCCACCCGGAACCCGAGGCCGGCGAGTACGCGACGGGGCAGCTCACCACCGCCAGCACGGCCGTCTTCGAGGGCGGCGCGCCGACGATCGAGATCGCGACGGGCAACCCCTGCGAGGATGAGCGAATGCGGTACTCGTTCGGCGACGCAGTCCCGGCCGACCTGCGGACGGGTCGGCGCTGGCTCGAGGGGATGACCTGA
- a CDS encoding type IV pilin gives MDLKLMRDKLVGSEEQRAVSPVIGVILMVAITVILAAVIATFVLDMGDSMGEGSVNAALDSDVSNEDEEITFTLEKEGNAETFYVRNGDGLNSSSSGSGEHELSFSGTGSTVTLEKDSSSGVLNNTGDVNIVAVDGNAETVIGSVEWDFS, from the coding sequence ATGGATCTGAAACTAATGCGTGACAAACTGGTCGGATCGGAAGAACAACGCGCCGTATCGCCCGTTATCGGAGTTATTCTGATGGTGGCAATTACGGTGATTCTGGCTGCAGTGATCGCGACGTTCGTCCTCGATATGGGCGACAGCATGGGCGAAGGTTCGGTAAACGCTGCTCTTGATTCAGATGTCAGCAATGAGGACGAAGAAATTACATTCACCCTTGAAAAGGAAGGAAACGCTGAGACGTTCTATGTGCGTAACGGGGACGGTCTAAACAGTAGTTCGAGTGGTAGTGGCGAACATGAACTTAGCTTCTCCGGCACTGGATCAACTGTGACGCTCGAGAAGGATAGTAGTAGTGGCGTACTCAATAACACCGGTGACGTGAATATCGTTGCTGTTGATGGCAACGCTGAGACAGTCATTGGCTCTGTCGAATGGGACTTCTCATAA
- a CDS encoding tyrosine-type recombinase/integrase: MTADLEPIAPHEAVKMYHDAMRDEHAESTRRSEKHRLRAFVQFCDEEGIENLNDLSGRDLYKYRTWRREGHGDDREPIKLVTLKGQLASVRRFLRFAANIDAVPAELYEQVTLPTMKNGEDVSNSTLKPERAVDILDYLENAQPASRDHIIVMLLWRTGARTGAIRGLDLRDLDLDGSHPRVSGPAIHFVHRPDTGTPLKNQEKGTRWNRISEKTARYLEDYIEYHRPDVTDDHGREPLITTEYGRPAGNTLRKTLYRVTRPCWRGEPCPHERDPDECEATHLDHASKCPSARSPHDLRSGRVTFYRREDVPRRVVKDRLNASEDILDRHYDRRSDREQAEQRTDYLPDL, encoded by the coding sequence ATGACTGCCGACCTCGAGCCGATCGCACCGCACGAAGCGGTCAAGATGTATCACGACGCGATGCGCGACGAGCACGCAGAATCGACGCGCCGAAGCGAGAAACACCGACTACGCGCGTTCGTTCAGTTCTGCGATGAAGAGGGAATCGAGAACCTGAACGATCTCTCCGGACGGGATCTATACAAATACCGGACCTGGCGTCGCGAGGGTCATGGCGACGACCGTGAACCGATCAAGTTGGTTACGCTGAAAGGCCAGCTCGCGTCAGTGCGTCGGTTCCTGCGGTTCGCAGCGAACATCGATGCTGTCCCGGCAGAGCTGTACGAGCAGGTCACGCTGCCGACGATGAAAAATGGCGAAGACGTGTCGAATTCGACGCTGAAGCCGGAGCGAGCGGTCGATATTCTCGACTACCTCGAGAACGCGCAACCGGCTTCGCGAGACCACATTATCGTCATGTTGCTGTGGCGAACGGGAGCGCGAACCGGGGCGATCCGTGGGCTCGACTTGCGAGATCTTGATCTCGACGGTTCGCATCCGCGCGTGTCCGGGCCTGCGATCCATTTCGTTCACCGACCGGATACCGGTACTCCGTTGAAGAATCAGGAGAAGGGGACTCGCTGGAACCGAATCAGCGAGAAAACGGCCCGGTACCTCGAGGACTATATCGAGTACCATCGCCCTGACGTGACGGACGACCACGGCCGGGAACCGTTGATTACGACGGAATACGGCCGTCCAGCAGGGAACACGCTTCGAAAGACGCTCTACCGCGTTACGCGCCCCTGCTGGCGCGGTGAACCGTGTCCGCACGAGCGTGATCCTGACGAGTGCGAAGCGACGCACCTGGACCACGCGAGTAAGTGTCCGTCGGCACGGTCGCCGCACGATCTCCGGAGCGGTCGCGTGACCTTCTATCGTCGCGAGGATGTCCCCCGGCGAGTCGTCAAGGATCGACTCAATGCGAGCGAAGACATCCTCGATCGGCACTACGACCGTCGTTCCGACCGCGAGCAGGCCGAACAGCGCACCGACTACCTTCCAGACCTATGA
- a CDS encoding type IV pilin: MDLKLIRGKLVGSEEQRAVSPVIGVILMVAITVILAAVIATFVLDMGDSMGEGTVNAAVDTDVNNSGEIHFTLEKEGNAEEFVVREGEGLQNTGGDDEVTLSDLDGVGTTHTLENGSSNSLEDTGEVNIVAIDGNAETVIGSVEWDF, from the coding sequence ATGGATCTGAAACTCATCCGTGGCAAACTGGTCGGATCGGAAGAACAACGCGCTGTATCGCCTGTTATTGGAGTTATCTTAATGGTTGCTATCACTGTGATTCTGGCTGCCGTTATCGCGACGTTTGTCCTCGATATGGGTGATAGCATGGGCGAGGGTACCGTGAACGCAGCTGTCGATACTGATGTTAACAACTCTGGAGAGATCCACTTCACTCTAGAGAAGGAGGGGAATGCTGAGGAGTTCGTTGTTCGGGAAGGTGAGGGACTTCAGAACACTGGTGGAGATGACGAAGTGACTCTAAGCGACCTTGACGGTGTCGGAACCACTCATACGCTTGAGAATGGCTCATCTAACTCCCTTGAGGATACGGGTGAAGTGAATATCGTCGCTATTGATGGTAACGCTGAAACCGTCATCGGTTCTGTTGAGTGGGACTTCTAG